The window tacatacatacatacatacatacatacatacatacattacaATAAGTAAAGTAAGGTGTAACAGTTGTTAACACTCATCACTTTATTGACTCCATCCAGTGATCACATTAGAACAGAGCACATTTTAAACTCCTGACACAGAAGTGGAGACAGACAGTAATTAAGTCCAAGATGTCCAACAAGACTCTAACTCTAATGGATCAatatgaagcacatttcagcATTTGTGTTAACTCTTCTAGAAGCATCATATTTCAACATATTCTGCTTTTGTGCCATGTTTTACTCTCTAAAGAGCAAGAAATGGGGATGAAGTGTTTAATTTAAATACTCTGTGCAAAATATGTATTGCTAAAAATCTGCAGCCCTCTGACATGATTCAAGCAGGCCTGGAACATCAATAATCTTACAGTGGATAGTTTAACTTGAGGAGGCCCAGGGAGCACGGCTGTATTTTTAAGATAAAGACAACATCAATATTGCAGCAGCATGACTGTAAATTAATGCTATTTATAGAAATAAATCAGTTAAATCAGCATTTTTTCTGCATAACAGCAATTTGCTCATAGGATTATGAAAACACTGTCAGATGTAATCTGAATATTGTACATCAGTGATCCTTAAAGTCAAAGCTCTGCCCCAACTATAACCTTAATTTTATCAggcaaaagataaaaaatattgtttgtAAAATTATTTGTTTAGTGCATTTAGCATTCCTGTATTTGTGCAGTAGGGTTTTGGACCAGCAACCATACCTGAAACATATTCTGTAGGTGGATGTAACTTCTGGATCTGACTCATGCCTGCTGAcgactggatggatggatggatggatggatggatggatggatggatggatggatggatggatggacacaaTTATACTTATCATGTGTGTTTCTTGGCAGGTGTGGAGTTGAAGATTTTGAAGATTAGACATCAAAGAGAAACTTGAATGAGCTGATGCAGAAGGACTTTGATATTAAACTGAGAAGATATGGAGCAGATGCTGAACCAACAGCTTCACCTTCATCTATGTATAACAACAAAATTATTCTATGTGATTCCATAAAATCATAGTAGGCCTGTTAAAAGGTCGCGTTGATCAATTTATAACTTTAGAGGTCCAAGCCTGCTGGCAGCGATGTGTCTGTGGGGCCAACAAGCAGCAGTTCCAATAAACaggcagaaataaatgaaagtccTGTTGATGGAACAGTGTGTAATGAAGCACAAAGTGTGGCATAAATTGATTCCtctctgaaaaatgatgttGTTGATAATATGTAGCGCATCGCTGAAGAGCGCCTATAAGGTGTTGCTCAAAAATATTCAGATGTTTCCACAGGCCAAAACTCTATTTTCAACTCATTCAGCCTCTTTAAACCTGGAGCACGAGCAGGTTTCTATGACACAACTTcatcttgtttttatctcttcaTTTCTGCACCTCTTAATCTTTTTAATCAGCGATAAAAACATCATGACTGCTGAGGAAAAAGGGATTTTTCCACAAGTGTTTCTAGTTATGATcttcaaatttacattttttaacacAAACATTCAACAAGTACTGTATATGTGTCCAAATCTGTCCTCAAGTGTGTTTATTACATTTAGTGCATCTTTGGGGACATtgtggaaacacacacttgcaccaGTGGAGGGGAAGCGGGTCTGAATTTACTAAGAGGGGAGTCATTGTATGACAAGAAGGTGATTAATtctattaaatgttttaataacACATCTGTATTCCATGTACAATACTGGTGAATTAGGAATATGTCATACACACTGGACATACACAGTTGACTTTAGCATATCTATATTTGACAAAGCAACtttaagagaaaaagagaaaaaaaacaacattaatttATAGAGCCAGatgtgcagctgctgatgggTTTCAAATCCCTggttaaccttaaccctaaccccaacactaatgAGATCGAATCAGCATTTtttgagacagagagagagagcagacagactgactgacagaccttGTTTGTTAAGTGGTGGATGAGTTGAAGAAACAACCCTGAGTGTGGATGTTAGAATAAAACACACCACTGCTGCATCTATGAGGTGATTCATACAcagtgtttgtgcttgtgtgtgtgcatgtgcgtgtgtgttagtcCTTTCCAGTAACAGAAAATACATTCTATCAAACGAACACACACAGGACCATAAAAACACTAAAGTACACACTTTAAGGCCAGGAGGGCCAGCTAATAATGGAGGAGCATTCAGCTGCTGCCACACCTCATCTTCTCTGTTGCTTTTTCATTCAACAGAGGAGCTCTTTAAGCAGGAATACAATTTTTCCAGCTCTTGGCTCAATGCTCTCATCTCTCAGAAGGACATAGAATTTCATAGATGCATGCTGGAAtattatttttcctttatgtcatttTCACATCACTTTCTCTAGCTCAGATCGAGTCAAAAGTGATTAACATGTTGCCGCCCTTCATCACCTGAAACGTTGAACGCCTTGGGGAAGTGAGGAATAATCTCTAACTAGTAATAATAATGCGTTTGAGTTCAGAACTGGGGAGCTTTGTTATTCAACAGTGAACCAAACTGTAGGATGTAAAATGTCTAAAGTTTAACATTCCAACAATGATGGTCTCATTAACTGCTCTTGGAATGTTGAACATTGATGCAGGCAGAGACGGTCCTTCAGGCTCAGGCTGTGTGTGCAAATCACTTACAAATGGCTCTCTCTTTAGTTTCACAGTTGAACCCATCATACTGGCCCAGtgggttcttcttcttctcttcttctgagGGGGATTTCATAAcaattgaaagaaagaaagaaaaaaaaaaaaaaagaaagaaagaaagaaagatttttttagattttacacaaccactttatttacacaaattcaCACTCTGTTAAAAAAACCAGTGCTgccaacaaaataaatagaatcaacaaaaaacagttactcCACAAGGAGTTTGTCCACTGTCCGATTGGTCCAAAAGTGTCCTTTACaccattcaaacacacacaaaaaaacattgtCCCTCGCCCGGAACAGAAATGGGCACTGGTCTAACATAGTAGGATCCAtcctacagagggaaaaaaaccgACGGTGGCCTGTCACACAGGCTCCAGCGGGggggctccatcccttcccagccAGTCGGCCTACAAGCTGGTGCTCTTGTTGGACAGTTCTCTCAGttgtttcctggctttgcccatATGTTTCCTCAGCCGGAAGATCTCAGGATCAGTCAGGTCCGACGCCGCTCTGTGTTTGATCCAATGGCCGGCTgactggatgaagaggagcttgtcggggaagTAACTCCCCAAATCAGGGCCCCTCATGCCTTTGGTCCTCGTGAGAAAGTTCTTGATCATGCTCGGGGGGTACAAGTCATCCCTCTCGCTGTCCGCCACCGTGTTCGACAGCTCACTGGCATCGGACATGTACTCTTGGTCGCTGGTAtctgtggcagcggctgcatcctccagccgtccagcttttctgtcaccaccgtcgttcattccatttttctgctttctgcgcCGCTTTGCGGGAGCTGGCCGCCATTCAGGcacccccccgctgccctcacttgtacctgcacctccctcacccagctcacctgtgctaacgctaacctcaccctgctcacctgtgctcattcctcccACACCAAGCTCGCCAGCCATTTTCCCTGTCTCCTGCCCCACGTCACCTACAGCTACACCCTGCTCACCGGTTTCACCCATGTCTCCCATCTCTCCTacctcacccagttcacttatttcactcattcccTCCCCAGTCTCACCCAGCCCGCCCAACACTTCAAAAGCCACCCCAGTtggatccatttccttccccgcctcaccactctcaccagtcacctccaccaccatctccacattctccctcgctccactcacctcagtcacacgcacacattcactCCGTTTTCCCTCCGCCTTCGGCTCCATCTCCGCGCCGTCCGGAGCAGCGAGGTCCCCCTCCGCACCGCACCGCCGACGCCTCGCTGCCGGAATGGGTTCCGCCGCCACCGCGTCTGGGACGgcgcggctcggacaagccctggccagatgtccctcctcgccacagttaaaacatttaagggcagaggaggtagCGAATAAAACGTAATCGAAGTCGTCCACACGGACGACAAAACTATAATTAAACTCCTCCGccctgttgtttaaaatcatgtGGACCTGCCTACGATGATACACTACGTGTCTCAACAATGGCGACCGACACCCCGACATCAACTTCCTAATAGGAGACACCAGTTTCCTATGTCGggacagttctctctccaggaaCTCGTCGCTGACGAACGGCGGCACGTTGGACAaggtaatccgtgccgccggctgcgtcagcggagtcacctggacgaactgcccccctacggtgatccccgtctccaccaacctgttggcctgttccacctgctctacgaacagcaccaccgccctgttcatgcgggcggcggacTTCACGGAGCCGTGACcgatttcctggcccacagccagagccacctcctccacactgagcacggagcccgctcccaccttcACTCCGTGTCTCCGGCTCAACCCGTTCAAAGTGGCgttcgccgccatgacgg is drawn from Takifugu flavidus isolate HTHZ2018 chromosome 2, ASM371156v2, whole genome shotgun sequence and contains these coding sequences:
- the LOC130521560 gene encoding uncharacterized protein LOC130521560 isoform X2, with the protein product MAANATLNGLSRRHGVKVGAGSVLSVEEVALAVGQEIGHGSVKSAARMNRAVVLFVEQVEQANRLVETGITVGGQFVQVTPLTQPAARITLSNETGKMAGELGVGGMSTGEQGEVSVSTGELGEGGAGTSEGSGGVPEWRPAPAKRRRKQKNGMNDGGDRKAGRLEDAAAATDTSDQEYMSDASELSNTVADSERDDLYPPSMIKNFLTRTKGMRGPDLGSYFPDKLLFIQSAGHWIKHRAASDLTDPEIFRLRKHMGKARKQLRELSNKSTSL
- the LOC130521560 gene encoding uncharacterized protein LOC130521560 isoform X1; amino-acid sequence: MSGCRSPLLRHVVYHRRQVHMILNNRAEEFNYSFVVRVDDFDYVLFATSSALKCFNCGEEGHLARACPSRAVPDAVAAEPIPAARRRRCGAEGDLAAPDGAEMEPKAEGKRSECVRVTEVSGARENVEMVVEVTGESGEAGKEMDPTGVAFEVLGGLGETGEGMSEISELGEVGEMGDMGETGEQGVAVGDVGQETGKMAGELGVGGMSTGEQGEGGAGTSEGSGGVPEWRPAPAKRRRKQKNGMNDGGDRKAGRLEDAAAATDTSDQEYMSDASELSNTVADSERDDLYPPSMIKNFLTRTKGMRGPDLGSYFPDKLLFIQSAGHWIKHRAASDLTDPEIFRLRKHMGKARKQLRELSNKSTSL